The Polyodon spathula isolate WHYD16114869_AA chromosome 3, ASM1765450v1, whole genome shotgun sequence genome has a segment encoding these proteins:
- the tmem70 gene encoding transmembrane protein 70, mitochondrial gives MLRIVLEGAVGKQRLSGLRFAVTESNRVVTGQCFKPSASTLNWSPKPVPNITPFPHWSWKSLKWLEDSSEAGRRSFLSTARVNKASFSYQKVSRCFYTSSTKESEQGRLIYTGNIAKAVLGVKFFSYSSSMFSLCVMPYVLFRSGVGVQNLALQVAFYSIVGVFTFLTPLLLHLITKGYVVRLYHNAETDTYTAVTYSALLVEKKTVFHQKDIKVPDISKMFTTFYANKKSMLVNPMLFPVPNDYNHLMGYDQPFSFDLEDLSDQDKNKQS, from the exons ATGTTACGAATTGTATTAGAAGGGGCTGTCGGTAAACAGCGGTTGTCTGGTCTTCGATTTGCAGTGACGGAAAGTAATCGAGTTGTCACTGGGCAGTGCTTTAAACCCAGCGCTAGTACTTTAAATTGGTCCCCAAAACCAGTTCCTAATATAACCCCGTTTCCGCACTGGTCATGGAAATCGTTGAAGTGGCTGGAGGATTCGTCAGAGGCTGGAAGAAGGTCATTTCTCAGCACTGCTAGAGTGAATAAG GCATCGTTTTCTTACCAGAAGGTGTCTCGTTGCTTCTACACTTCGAGTACAAAAGAGTCTGAACAGGGAAGACTTATTTATACTGGAAACATTGCAAAAGCCGTACTTG gggtgAAATTCTTTTCATACTCCTCCAGTATGTTTAGCCTGTGTGTGATGCCATATGTTCTTTTCAGATCTGGAGTCGGAGTTCAGAACCTTGCCTTGCAAGTGGCATTTTATAGCATTGTTGGAGTCTTCACCTTCTTGACACCTTTGCTCCTGCACTTGATCACAAAAGGTTATGTGGTCCGATTGTACCACAATGCAGAAACAGACACATACACAGCAGTCACATACAGTGCCCTCCTTGTGGAAAAAAAGACTGTGTTCCATCAGAAAGATATTAAGGTGCCAGATATAAGCAAGATGTTCACGACATTCTACGCTAACAAGAAATCCATGCTGGTTAACCCAATGCTTTTTCCAGTCCCAAATGACTACAACCATCTTATGGGTTATGACCAACCATTTTCTTTTGACTTGGAGGATCTAAGTGATCAGGATAAGAACAAACAAAGTTGA